One stretch of Brachyhypopomus gauderio isolate BG-103 chromosome 8, BGAUD_0.2, whole genome shotgun sequence DNA includes these proteins:
- the znf207b gene encoding BUB3-interacting and GLEBS motif-containing protein ZNF207b yields MGRKKKKQMKPWCWYCNRDFDDEKILIQHQKAKHFKCHICHKKLYTGPGLAIHCMQVHKETIDGVPNAIPGRTDIELEIYGMEGIPEKDMQERRRVLEQKSQESQKKKQNQDDSDEDEDDDEPGPSFQQPVTQPPTAYMPTMAQPGVPPNPGMPPASYSGMPPMMPGVPPMMHGMPPMMPGMPPGMMPMGGMMAPGHGMPPMMPGIPPGMPPHVARPGMPPVAQTAPVAVPVVPARPAVPAAQSTATKPLFPSAVQAQQTGPPSTSSEPPKPTFPAYTQPPTTSSPSGPASSTVAKPPATVASKPAALATGSATSKLIHPDEDVSLEERRAQLPRYQRLMPRPGQPPAAVVVAAPSSAAVGALPPQQPTVRHPMHGQYGAPPQGMPGYMPAYGQMPTYQGGPPGPPMGMRPPVMSPGSRY; encoded by the exons ATGGGACGAAAGAAAAAGAAGCAGATGAAGCCTTGGTGCTG GTACTGTAACAGAGACTTCGACGATGAGAAGATTCTGATCCAACATCAAAAAGCAAAACATTTCAAATGCCACATATGTCACAAAAAACTTTACACAGGGCCTGGTTTAGCTATACACTGTATGCAG GTGCACAAAGAAACAATAGATGGGGTTCCAAATGCAATACCAGGCAGAACCGACATAGAGTTGGAAATCTATGGCATGGAAGGAATTCCAGAAAAAGATATGCAAGAACGCAGACGGGTGCTTGAACAGAAGTCTCAGG AAAGCCAAAAGAAAAAGCAGAACCAGGATGACTCCgatgaggatgaagatgacGATGAACCTGGTCCATCCTTCCAGCAGCCTGTCACTCAGCCACCAACAGCTTACATGCCCACCATGGCCCAGCCAGGTGTACCCCCCAATCCTGGCATGCCCCCTGCTAGCTACTCAG gtatgccACCTATGATGCCAGGTGTACCACCTATGATGCATGGAATGCCACCGATGATGCCAGGCATGCCACCAGG CATGATGCCAATGGGGGGGATGATGGCCCCAGGCCATGGAATGCCCCCAATGATGCCGGGCATCCCCCCAG GAATGCCTCCTCATGTGGCCAGGCCTGGGATGCCGCCCGTTGCCCAGACAGCACCAGTTGCGGTTCCAGTAGTGCCAGCCAGACCAGCTGTGCCCGCAGCCCAGTCCACCGCTACCAAGCCGCTCTTCCCCAGTGCTGTACAG GCTCAGCAGACGGGGCCTCCCTCCACCAGCTCTGAGCCCCCCAAGCCAACATTCCCAGCCTACACCCAGCCTCCGaccacctcctccccctctggccCTGCTAGTAGCACTGTGGCCAAGCCCCCAGCCACAGTCGCCAGCAAGCCAGCTGCCCTCGCCACCGGCAGTGCTACCAGTAAGTTGATCCACCCTGATGAGGATGTCTCGCTG GAGGAGAGGCGAGCTCAGCTGCCTAGATATCAGAGGCTGATGCCCAGACCTGGGCAGCCTCCTGCTGCTGTAGTTGTAGCAGCGCCCTCTAGTGCAGCAGTAGGAGCACTGCCCCCACAACAGCCTACCGTCAGGCACCCGATGCATG GTCAGTATGGCGCACCTCCTCAGGGAATGCCGGGCTATATGCCTGCTTACGGACAGATGCCCACTTACCAGGGCGGGCCCCCAGGCCCACCTATGGGCATGAGGCCGCCCGTCATGTCTCCAGGCAGCCGGTACTGA